A single Tenacibaculum sp. Bg11-29 DNA region contains:
- a CDS encoding YeeE/YedE family protein, translating into MDIILQPWPWYISGPLIAGVLFLFFYFGKSFGVSTNLETMCTIAGAGKVSDYFKKDWKERSWSLVFLLGLIVGGFIAINYLSATTNIDLNPKTVQELADLGFTNAGSSFVPNEIFSIESMLTLKGFSILLIAGILIGFGTRYAGGCTSGHAITGLSSLQLPSLIAVIGFFIGGLVMTWVVFPLIFG; encoded by the coding sequence ATGGATATCATATTACAACCTTGGCCCTGGTACATATCTGGCCCACTAATAGCTGGCGTACTTTTCTTATTTTTTTACTTCGGAAAAAGTTTTGGAGTATCAACTAATTTAGAAACTATGTGTACTATTGCTGGCGCGGGTAAAGTTTCTGATTACTTTAAAAAAGATTGGAAGGAACGAAGCTGGTCACTAGTTTTTTTACTTGGATTAATCGTTGGTGGATTTATCGCTATTAATTATTTATCAGCAACAACTAACATCGATTTAAATCCTAAAACAGTACAAGAATTAGCAGATTTAGGTTTTACTAATGCAGGAAGTTCTTTTGTTCCTAATGAAATTTTTAGCATTGAAAGTATGCTTACTCTAAAAGGATTTTCTATTTTATTGATTGCAGGAATTTTAATTGGTTTCGGAACCCGATATGCTGGCGGATGTACTTCTGGTCATGCTATTACTGGCTTGAGTAGTTTACAATTACCATCTTTAATTGCAGTAATTGGTTTTTTTATAGGTGGTTTAGTAATGACTTGGGTTGTATTCCCTTTAATTTTCGGATAA
- a CDS encoding DUF4230 domain-containing protein has product MRFLKYLSIFLLGFLIAKFWYDKTAKKHQQEEIKVVLNGVQNLSKLVVSEGSFSEMYSFSDSKKYLYDYISFEKKAILSVNAKVEVGYDLSKLEIEVDSIGRQIIINKIPKEEVLISPDIKYFDLQQSQFNTFSKSELNKLSDKAIEKIKSTITVSNLQKDAKIRLFEELSKIYQLSKIYNWKVVDNTNSNLFENTFIKD; this is encoded by the coding sequence ATGCGATTCCTTAAGTATTTATCTATTTTTTTATTGGGCTTTTTAATTGCTAAGTTTTGGTATGATAAAACAGCGAAAAAACACCAACAAGAAGAAATTAAAGTAGTTTTAAACGGAGTTCAAAACTTAAGTAAATTAGTAGTTTCAGAAGGTAGTTTTTCTGAAATGTATAGTTTCTCTGACAGTAAAAAATATTTGTATGACTATATTTCTTTTGAAAAAAAAGCAATATTATCTGTTAATGCAAAAGTTGAAGTTGGTTATGATTTATCGAAGCTTGAAATTGAGGTAGATAGTATCGGTAGGCAAATAATTATCAATAAAATTCCGAAAGAAGAAGTTTTAATCTCTCCAGATATTAAATATTTCGATTTACAACAAAGTCAATTTAATACTTTTTCTAAATCAGAATTGAATAAGCTTAGTGATAAAGCTATAGAAAAGATAAAATCAACAATAACTGTATCAAACCTTCAAAAAGATGCTAAAATACGTTTATTCGAAGAGTTGTCTAAAATATATCAACTATCTAAAATATATAATTGGAAAGTTGTTGATAATACAAACTCAAACTTATTCGAGAATACTTTTATAAAAGATTAA
- a CDS encoding lipoprotein signal peptidase: MSKKNIAILTVILAILIDQISKIYVKTHFQLGEEVIVFSDWFKIHFTENNGMAWGFEFGGRAGKLFLTLFRVVAVSGIVYWLWQTIKRAAHTAVVIAIGLILAGAIGNIIDSVFYGVIFDSSYHNVATLFSDKPYGEFFHGKVVDMLYFPMYEGESFTFFNAIFNGADSWISIGVVLLFLFNKQAFPKEEEV; encoded by the coding sequence ATGTCTAAGAAAAATATAGCAATACTTACCGTAATTTTGGCAATTTTGATTGATCAAATTAGTAAAATATACGTTAAAACTCATTTTCAATTAGGAGAAGAAGTTATTGTTTTTAGTGATTGGTTTAAAATTCATTTCACAGAAAACAACGGTATGGCTTGGGGGTTTGAATTTGGAGGTAGAGCTGGTAAATTATTCTTAACATTATTTAGAGTTGTAGCAGTATCAGGTATTGTATACTGGCTATGGCAAACAATAAAAAGAGCAGCACATACAGCTGTTGTTATAGCAATAGGGTTAATTTTAGCAGGAGCAATAGGAAATATAATTGATTCTGTTTTCTATGGAGTTATTTTTGATAGTTCTTATCACAATGTAGCAACCTTGTTTTCTGATAAGCCTTATGGTGAGTTTTTTCATGGTAAAGTAGTAGATATGCTATATTTTCCAATGTATGAAGGAGAAAGTTTTACTTTTTTTAATGCAATTTTTAACGGAGCAGACTCTTGGATTAGTATAGGAGTTGTTTTATTGTTCTTGTTTAACAAGCAAGCATTTCCGAAGGAAGAAGAAGTGTAA
- a CDS encoding DUF6691 family protein, with translation MKNIKFLIIGVLFGIIMTKSEAISWYRIYEMFKFQSFHMYGIIGSAVAISTVFMYLFKNGAIKDYLGNKINVKDKKKGFIRTLVGGTIFGLGWALAGACPAPIFVLIGHSVFPIIVVLFGAMLGAFIYGLLSKKLPN, from the coding sequence ATGAAAAATATAAAATTTTTAATAATAGGTGTTTTGTTCGGAATTATAATGACAAAATCTGAAGCTATTTCATGGTATAGAATTTATGAAATGTTTAAATTTCAATCATTTCATATGTACGGAATTATAGGTTCGGCAGTAGCTATATCTACGGTATTTATGTATTTATTTAAAAATGGCGCAATTAAAGACTATCTAGGTAATAAAATTAATGTTAAAGACAAGAAAAAAGGTTTTATAAGAACACTTGTTGGCGGAACTATCTTTGGATTAGGTTGGGCTTTAGCAGGTGCATGTCCTGCTCCTATTTTCGTTTTGATTGGACATAGCGTATTTCCAATTATTGTTGTTCTATTCGGTGCAATGTTAGGTGCTTTTATTTATGGATTATTAAGTAAGAAATTACCTAATTAA
- a CDS encoding TraR/DksA C4-type zinc finger protein, which yields MDDVKIRYSDNDLQEFKGIILSKIEHCEEDLKLLQDSYKNGAGNGTEDTSPTFKSFDGGSDAMAKEANMQLAIRQEKFIRDLKNALIRIQNKTYGVCRVTGKLIQKERLKLVPHATLSIEAKRKQ from the coding sequence ATGGATGATGTTAAAATAAGATACTCTGATAACGATTTACAAGAGTTTAAAGGAATTATTTTAAGTAAAATAGAACATTGCGAAGAAGATTTAAAACTATTACAAGACTCTTATAAGAATGGAGCTGGTAACGGTACTGAAGATACTTCTCCGACTTTTAAATCGTTTGATGGCGGTTCCGATGCGATGGCAAAAGAAGCAAATATGCAATTAGCTATACGTCAAGAAAAATTTATTCGTGATTTAAAAAATGCATTAATTCGTATTCAGAATAAAACTTACGGAGTATGTAGAGTTACAGGAAAATTAATTCAAAAGGAACGCTTAAAGTTAGTACCTCATGCAACATTAAGTATTGAAGCAAAACGTAAACAATAA